One genomic region from Gemmatimonadota bacterium encodes:
- a CDS encoding glycine--tRNA ligase: MNYPDVMEKLVSLCKRRGYIFQSSEIYGGTGSVWDYGPLGVELKKNIKDRWWHAMVRSRDDVEGLDAAILMNPRVWEASGHVAGFVDPLVDCRACKGRFRADKLEDARCLRKPSKHPGEFADCELTEPRQFNLMFKTFMGAVEETAATVYLRPETAQGIFVNFLNVQQSMRQKVPFGIAQIGKAFRNEITPGNFIFRTREFEQMEMQFFVDPEKSSEWFDYWKGERMAWHRSLGLTEARLEFHQHTPAELAHYAKAAFDVQFDFGGTLGFQEIEGVHNRGDFDLKQHTEFSGKKLEYFDQAANRRYIPWVVETSVGADRVTLAVLVNAYREESVPGEDEGRVVLGIDPALAPIKAAVFPLTKKDGQPDMAHAIADGLRPQFPVDYDESGSIGKRYRRQDEVGTPFCITVDSESAADNSVTVRDRDTLAQDRVSTGEIARYLGDRLAR; the protein is encoded by the coding sequence ATGAATTACCCGGACGTGATGGAGAAGCTCGTATCGCTGTGCAAGCGGCGCGGCTACATCTTCCAGTCATCCGAGATATATGGCGGTACCGGATCCGTATGGGATTACGGTCCGCTGGGCGTCGAGCTCAAGAAGAACATCAAGGACCGCTGGTGGCACGCGATGGTCCGCTCGCGCGACGACGTCGAAGGCCTGGATGCAGCGATTCTAATGAATCCGCGCGTGTGGGAAGCAAGTGGCCACGTCGCCGGCTTTGTCGATCCGCTGGTCGATTGCCGCGCCTGCAAGGGCCGCTTTCGCGCCGACAAGCTCGAGGACGCGCGCTGTCTGCGCAAGCCGAGCAAGCATCCTGGCGAGTTCGCGGATTGCGAGCTTACGGAGCCGCGTCAGTTCAACCTGATGTTCAAGACGTTCATGGGCGCGGTCGAGGAGACGGCAGCGACGGTTTATCTGCGCCCTGAAACGGCGCAGGGAATCTTCGTGAATTTTCTGAACGTGCAGCAGTCGATGCGCCAGAAGGTTCCGTTCGGAATCGCGCAGATCGGCAAGGCGTTCCGCAACGAGATCACGCCTGGGAATTTCATATTCCGCACGCGTGAGTTCGAGCAGATGGAGATGCAGTTCTTCGTCGATCCAGAGAAGTCGTCCGAGTGGTTCGACTACTGGAAGGGCGAACGCATGGCGTGGCATCGTTCGCTGGGTCTCACCGAAGCGCGGCTGGAATTCCATCAGCATACTCCGGCAGAGCTGGCGCACTACGCCAAGGCTGCGTTCGACGTGCAGTTCGACTTCGGTGGCACGCTCGGCTTCCAGGAAATCGAAGGCGTGCACAATCGGGGTGATTTCGATCTCAAACAGCACACTGAATTTTCCGGGAAGAAGCTGGAATACTTCGACCAGGCGGCCAATCGCCGCTACATCCCGTGGGTAGTGGAAACGTCGGTCGGTGCGGATCGCGTCACGCTCGCAGTGCTCGTCAACGCATACCGTGAGGAAAGTGTTCCCGGGGAGGACGAGGGGCGCGTCGTTCTTGGCATTGACCCCGCTCTCGCACCTATCAAGGCCGCTGTATTTCCGCTCACCAAGAAGGACGGCCAGCCGGACATGGCGCACGCAATCGCGGATGGTCTGCGGCCGCAGTTCCCGGTCGATTACGACGAATCGGGCAGCATCGGCAAGCGTTATCGCAGGCAGGACGAAGTCGGAACTCCGTTCTGCATAACCGTCGACAGCGAGTCAGCGGCTGACAATTCGGTTACCGTACGCGACCGTGACACGCTTGCGCAGGATCGCGTGAGCACCGGCGAGATCGCGCGATACCTCGGCGACAGGCTCGCGCGATGA